Sequence from the Parvicella tangerina genome:
TGAAGAAATTGATGAGATCAACATTCTTAATGCTTCCTTTCTGGCCATGCACCGTGCTTTAGATCAACTTAAAACCTCTTTTGATGAAATATTAGTGGACGGAAATCGATTTAATCCCTACCATAACAAAAAGCATCATTGTATTATCAAAGGAGATGGAAAATACTTAAGTATAGCTGCGGCATCTATTCTCGCCAAAACGTATCGTGATGACATTATGAAAGAATTACACGAAGCGTATCCTTTTTATGATTGGCACAAGAATATGGGGTATCCCACTAAAAAACATCGGGAAGCCATTCGAGAACATGGCATCAATGAACATCATAGAAAAAGTTTCAGGCTTCTTCCCGAACAATTGGAGCTTTTTTAAAGCTACTTAATCTTTCTCCTCATATTTGAGTACCTTCAAGTTATCCACAAAGAAACTCCCCTTCGCTCTATTCCAGAAAAAGAACTTAAAAGCGTCACTTTCATCCCGAATCTCAGGGGTAAGATAATCAAATGAAAAATGAGTTACGGAGTCGTTATGAACTTGTAGCTCGGGGCCTTTATACCCGTAATCTCCTTCTTTTCTATTCATGGTATAAATAAAGCAAGGAAGCACTTCTTTTGTATAATTATTCCCAATGATATCAAAGGAGATATTAAACCAAACGTGATCTTTATCTGAGATCTTTTCGTAAGGGAATGCAAAGGTTAATGCAAATTCTTTCTCTTTAGGTATTAAAGCTCTCCCCTCCTCTATCTTTATATTTTCTTCAGTGTACGTGCCATCATCAAAATTCTCTACAAAAAACACCTCTTCGTTATAGTTTTCTTTATTGTCAAAGATCATAGCCCCCGTAAAGTCTCTTTTAATCGACTTAAGTTCTTCCCATTCTGGATTCATTTCTGTTTGCAAAAAGGTTGCCCAATAGTACGCCTTAGTTGTTCGATACGGATCCAAAATCCCCACTCGCATCTGCCACCACTGGAACAGGTTTAAAGCTGTACACAAAACAATAAATAAGCCTACGCCAACATTTAACAACAACTTTTTTCGTTCAGTGAGAAATTGAAAAACATAACCCAACCCAAGAAACAGGATCGGATAAGTTACGATGAGTGGTCTATTTGAGTATGCTGCTCCATACCACCACTCCGTCCAACTCGTAATAATGTAAAATGACAAGAAAAAATAGGTAAACCCAGCATAAAACAATCCTCTATTCCTCCTGTACATGAATACTAAACCAATCAGATTGAGCAAAATCACTGGTGTATAAACAAACCACCCTTTTTTATAACTAAAAAGAGAATCGATAATATGAGGACTAAAGATATCAAGACCGACTCCTGGATTTTTGTAGGTATCATAATACACCTGTCCAGTCTTGTATAACCAATAGGACAGCTGAGGTATAAAAAGTAAAAAAGCTAATCCAATAGTCCAGTAGAATTGGACCTTGTACTTTAGAATTAACTGCCATTTTTCTTTTAATTTTTGCTTAGAAGTAACACCATATAATAAGGGAATAAAGATCACGAAGACCTCGCTAGGCTTGATCAGACACATCATCATGACTCCTGCTCCAATAATCAGCAAGTTCTTCAAGCGATGTGTCTCGTGCCACTTTATGGTATTCCACAAGATGATGCATACCCACATGAAAAGTACATTGACGGTTTCTAAGTTTTTAATATTTAGATGCTGAACAACGTTGGTTCCAAATGCGAATATCAACAACAGTAAAGCAACCTGCTTATCCTTAAAAAAGTGTAAGAGGACCTTTCGGAAATAGATTAATCCTATAGTCGTAAAAACGACCCCTCCAATTACCATCCAAATGATATATGGGTAACTAAAACCGTCCATCGGAATATCGAACACCCATGCAGACAGATGCCCCATAAAAAAGAAGAGTGAAAACATCATCCCCATTCCAAAGAAGAAAAAGTACATTGGTTCACCTTCGTCATTCGAAGATATCTGATATAACGTTCCCGTTAAGTCTTTTTCTTCATTGATCTCCTCTATCCAGGTTCTATCGTCCATTAATGGATCATCATAGATTACTGTTGCTGGTAAAGGAAGATAGTAACCAAGCACATCCCAGGATAATTCTTTTTCTATGACATGCGTAAAACGATAAGTATACAAGCTGATCAGTATCAGAAGTAGTGCTGCAAGTGAATATTTAGCTTTTAGTTTCAGCATTCGCAACGAAGATAAGTCTATAATTCTATTTCTCCTTTTTTATACTTTTCAGCTAGTTCCTCTGCCAGTTTATGAATACCTGCTTCCAATGATATACTCTCTTTCCTTGCCAAACGTTTTGCACTCTCCTTCAATTGCACATTAAAGTATGCTTTTGACTCAAAATAAGCTACCGAGCCCGAAGAAAAACAAACTTCATCAGCGATATCATCTACGAACTCCTGATCTTGAGCAAGTTGGTATTCATAAACCTGAAAACCCTTCTCGTTGTACAACGACTCTATCCGCAAGCTTACTTCAGAATGACCGTTCAACGTGAAACGACAAGAAGTAATGGTAACAAATTCCTGATGATTAGATGCGCAATGCATTACAAGTTTTCCTTTGGGGTGAGTTAACACATAATTGAGATATTTTTCTGTTGGAAAGACATCATTTTTTGCACCTGGAAAAATAAATGGATCAGCCTTGGGATACTGCAACGCAAAATAATACGTCTCTGTCCATCCGAAAAAGTCAAGTATTAAGCCGTCCTCTTTATTCCAGTTATTTTTAACTGCTTCCAAACCACCAGTTAGCAGTGGGTTATCAATCTGAGGAAGCGGCAAGGTCTCTGGCCCAGTGGACAACTGAATATCCTTAATAACAGACTTAATTTGCCTACTCATTGGTGGCCACTCGTCCAAATTTACCCGGTACCAAAAATAAGACTGAGGTAGGATTAACAAAACGGCCAAAAACATTAAAGGTTTTGAAAATCTTTTTGACTTCACATCAAGTACAGTAGCCAACAGTGGCGCACTTAAAAGCACTAAACTACCCGTGAACCTGTGCTGCAACAATAATGTTCCGTCTTGTGCTTTTACTAAGAAAGCCAACCCTATTACAGCAAGAGGAAGTAACCATAAAAACTGCTGAAGGGAGTATGCCTTCTTTATCGTCTTTCTTATAAATGAAACAATAATTACCCATGCGAGAATAGGCGAAACTGCCAAAAACCAAGACATTGGAAAGAAGAACAGTCTTTTCAATCGCTCCGTATCATTTACATTGGCATTCACGTCCATTTGCTCAATATTCCAACCATAAGCACCGTTAACACCATATAAGAAGTCGCCATGGTAGACTTGACCGATTAGCATCCAACCTGCTGGAACAATCATTGCAACTCCCCAAAAAACAGCCGTTCCCTTCCATTGTTTTCTGATAATTCCAATCAATGTGAAGACCGCTATTATAATCCAAGCCTCGTAACGAAAGCCTGCGGCCAATGTGATACTCAACCCAGCTATAACGTAGAATTTAAAAGAGGATGATCGCAATGCTCTTGAAAAGAAAAATAAGCCCATTGCCAGAAAGAATAAATAAGGTGTTCCTGACAAGGCTTGAAAGCTATTTCTGAAGATAACCGGACTAAGCGCAACCAATGCAGCACTATACACTGCACCTTGTTCATTGAACTCGCGCTTCACAAAAAAATAGAACGGAATGATCATCAAACCAGACAAGAAGATGTTCAGTATTCTTGGTCCATCTTCAATTGATCCCGTAATCCACATCACTGCTCCGTTCAAATAAAAGTGTAAAGGCGCCCACACACTGTCTGTAATGAAGTGTGGATTCTTGAGCCAGTTATAAGAAATCAATGTTCTACTGACCGCATCTGCATCAACAGTTTGCGTGAACGGAAACAAGATTAGTTTTACAAGAATCAGCAACAGCGTGCCGTAAATGACTAAAGAATCAGATCTGTTTCCTCTGAAAAATAGCGACTGCTTAATCTTATTTCCTACTGAAGACATTGTATTTGATAATACAATAAATTGCTCGAAAACCATCTTTCCAGCCGATCTTTTTTCCTTCTTCATAAGTTCTTCCATAGTATGAAATTCCTACTTCATAGATACGAACTTTCGGTACTCTAGACAATTTAGCGGTTAACTCGGGCTCAAATCCAAAACGGTTTTCTTTGAGGTTTAACCCTTGAGCAATATCTGTTCTTA
This genomic interval carries:
- a CDS encoding ribonuclease HII; this encodes MLLNYHTKGLIEAGCDEAGRGCLAGPVVAAAVVLPDNFSNDLLNDSKKLSEKQRYQLRPIVEQEALAHAVGIVSHEEIDEINILNASFLAMHRALDQLKTSFDEILVDGNRFNPYHNKKHHCIIKGDGKYLSIAAASILAKTYRDDIMKELHEAYPFYDWHKNMGYPTKKHREAIREHGINEHHRKSFRLLPEQLELF
- a CDS encoding glycosyltransferase family 39 protein, whose amino-acid sequence is MLKLKAKYSLAALLLILISLYTYRFTHVIEKELSWDVLGYYLPLPATVIYDDPLMDDRTWIEEINEEKDLTGTLYQISSNDEGEPMYFFFFGMGMMFSLFFFMGHLSAWVFDIPMDGFSYPYIIWMVIGGVVFTTIGLIYFRKVLLHFFKDKQVALLLLIFAFGTNVVQHLNIKNLETVNVLFMWVCIILWNTIKWHETHRLKNLLIIGAGVMMMCLIKPSEVFVIFIPLLYGVTSKQKLKEKWQLILKYKVQFYWTIGLAFLLFIPQLSYWLYKTGQVYYDTYKNPGVGLDIFSPHIIDSLFSYKKGWFVYTPVILLNLIGLVFMYRRNRGLFYAGFTYFFLSFYIITSWTEWWYGAAYSNRPLIVTYPILFLGLGYVFQFLTERKKLLLNVGVGLFIVLCTALNLFQWWQMRVGILDPYRTTKAYYWATFLQTEMNPEWEELKSIKRDFTGAMIFDNKENYNEEVFFVENFDDGTYTEENIKIEEGRALIPKEKEFALTFAFPYEKISDKDHVWFNISFDIIGNNYTKEVLPCFIYTMNRKEGDYGYKGPELQVHNDSVTHFSFDYLTPEIRDESDAFKFFFWNRAKGSFFVDNLKVLKYEEKD
- a CDS encoding ArnT family glycosyltransferase; its protein translation is MKKEKRSAGKMVFEQFIVLSNTMSSVGNKIKQSLFFRGNRSDSLVIYGTLLLILVKLILFPFTQTVDADAVSRTLISYNWLKNPHFITDSVWAPLHFYLNGAVMWITGSIEDGPRILNIFLSGLMIIPFYFFVKREFNEQGAVYSAALVALSPVIFRNSFQALSGTPYLFFLAMGLFFFSRALRSSSFKFYVIAGLSITLAAGFRYEAWIIIAVFTLIGIIRKQWKGTAVFWGVAMIVPAGWMLIGQVYHGDFLYGVNGAYGWNIEQMDVNANVNDTERLKRLFFFPMSWFLAVSPILAWVIIVSFIRKTIKKAYSLQQFLWLLPLAVIGLAFLVKAQDGTLLLQHRFTGSLVLLSAPLLATVLDVKSKRFSKPLMFLAVLLILPQSYFWYRVNLDEWPPMSRQIKSVIKDIQLSTGPETLPLPQIDNPLLTGGLEAVKNNWNKEDGLILDFFGWTETYYFALQYPKADPFIFPGAKNDVFPTEKYLNYVLTHPKGKLVMHCASNHQEFVTITSCRFTLNGHSEVSLRIESLYNEKGFQVYEYQLAQDQEFVDDIADEVCFSSGSVAYFESKAYFNVQLKESAKRLARKESISLEAGIHKLAEELAEKYKKGEIEL